One stretch of Chitinophaga pendula DNA includes these proteins:
- a CDS encoding CoA-binding protein, with translation MEKTNGNKKLTVVLGASPNPERYSYLATNRLKAYGHPVVAIGAQAGEINGTPITKEHPAIVDVDTVTLYLNAYRQREYYDYIVQLHPKRIIFNPGAENDELAALAREHGIAPVEACTLVLLSTGQY, from the coding sequence ATGGAAAAGACTAACGGCAATAAGAAATTGACAGTGGTATTAGGCGCTTCTCCTAATCCGGAAAGGTATAGTTACCTGGCAACGAACCGGCTGAAGGCCTATGGGCATCCGGTGGTAGCTATAGGGGCGCAAGCTGGCGAGATCAACGGCACACCGATTACGAAGGAGCATCCGGCGATTGTGGATGTAGATACTGTAACGTTGTATCTGAATGCCTATCGTCAGCGGGAGTACTATGATTACATTGTGCAATTACATCCGAAACGTATCATATTCAATCCTGGTGCGGAGAATGATGAGCTGGCGGCATTAGCGCGGGAGCATGGTATTGCACCCGTTGAAGCTTGTACATTGGTGTTGTTGAGTACCGGGCAGTATTAG
- the yihA gene encoding ribosome biogenesis GTP-binding protein YihA/YsxC, whose translation MVIKSAEYLISNVDWQKCPKPDMPEYAFIGRSNVGKSSLINMLANREKLAKTSGTPGKTQLINHFLINNAWYIVDLPGYGFAKVSQSQRRSWEQMIENYLRKRENLVNVFVLIDSRHTPQKIDLDFINQLGKWNIPFNIVFTKADKNTQAETSRNVKNFLNKMRETWQFLPAHFVTSTVKKSGREEILSLIEEMNIQFRAIA comes from the coding sequence ATGGTGATCAAATCAGCAGAATATCTTATCAGCAACGTCGACTGGCAAAAATGTCCCAAACCGGACATGCCGGAATATGCCTTCATCGGCCGATCTAATGTAGGGAAATCATCCCTGATCAATATGCTGGCCAACCGCGAAAAACTGGCCAAAACCTCCGGTACCCCCGGCAAAACGCAGCTGATCAACCATTTCCTCATCAACAATGCCTGGTATATCGTTGATCTGCCCGGTTATGGCTTCGCCAAAGTCAGCCAGTCTCAACGCCGCTCCTGGGAACAAATGATCGAAAACTACCTGCGTAAACGCGAAAACCTCGTAAACGTATTCGTACTCATCGACAGCCGCCATACCCCCCAAAAGATCGACCTCGACTTCATCAACCAGCTGGGTAAATGGAACATCCCGTTCAATATCGTATTTACCAAAGCAGATAAAAATACACAGGCCGAAACCAGCCGTAACGTCAAAAACTTCCTCAATAAAATGAGGGAAACCTGGCAATTCCTGCCAGCCCACTTCGTAACATCAACCGTGAAAAAATCAGGCAGAGAAGAAATATTAAGCCTGATAGAAGAAATGAACATCCAGTTCAGGGCTATCGCATAA
- the porT gene encoding type IX secretion/gliding motility protein PorT/SprT has translation MQNAHIRHMLSLLRFALILCLFLWNTLPAWSQQVLHMEEHDIKPYYFGITLAVNQSNFKLYHDQIFLKQDSIMVAEPLKTIGFNLGLLANLRLNHRFDLRFNPQLVFASKNLYYRENYPQRETEKKIESILLMFPLQIKFKSDRIGNMRVYTIAGMKFDYDLASNARNRRAEDLVKVSRNDYGYEIGAGFEFYFPSFIFSPEFKISNGIGNVHVKDPNLRYSNVVDQLKSRMIVFSIHLEG, from the coding sequence ATGCAAAACGCTCACATTCGGCATATGCTCTCTTTATTGCGCTTCGCGCTAATCCTGTGCCTATTTCTATGGAACACCCTTCCTGCCTGGTCACAGCAGGTACTCCATATGGAGGAACATGATATCAAGCCCTACTATTTTGGTATCACGCTGGCCGTTAACCAATCCAATTTCAAGCTATATCATGATCAGATCTTTCTGAAACAGGATTCTATCATGGTAGCGGAGCCGTTGAAGACCATTGGTTTTAACCTGGGGTTGCTGGCCAACCTGCGTTTAAACCATCGTTTTGACCTTCGTTTCAACCCTCAGCTGGTATTTGCATCCAAGAACCTTTATTACCGGGAGAACTATCCCCAGCGGGAGACGGAGAAAAAGATCGAGTCTATCCTGTTGATGTTCCCTTTGCAGATCAAGTTTAAGTCGGACCGTATCGGCAATATGCGGGTGTATACGATCGCGGGGATGAAGTTTGACTATGACCTGGCTTCGAATGCGCGTAACCGGCGGGCAGAGGACCTGGTAAAAGTAAGCCGTAACGACTATGGTTATGAGATCGGCGCTGGTTTTGAGTTTTACTTCCCTAGTTTCATCTTTTCACCGGAGTTCAAGATCAGCAATGGTATTGGGAATGTGCATGTAAAGGACCCCAATCTCCGTTATTCCAATGTGGTGGATCAGCTTAAATCGCGTATGATCGTGTTCTCTATTCACCTGGAAGGATAA
- a CDS encoding TIGR01777 family oxidoreductase, producing MRNKKIVIAGGTGFIGKGLCAYFGTDNDVVVLTRHPAAAEGRVQYIYWDGRTLGGWEGYLDGADLLINLTGKSVNCRYTAANRQEIFDSRTQATAILGEAVRLCGQAPRVWINAGSATIYRHAEDRAMDEYNGEIEDDFSVQVCKRWEGTFNALVLPGTRKIILRIAVTLGAQGGVIFPYLNLVKFGLGGYQGTGRQMYSWVHITDICRMMEWLYERDDQEGTYNCSAPQPVTNRVFMQTLRKATGYWFGLPAPTWILRIGAKLIGTETELLLKSRWVLPTRITQAGFRFRYPQLRGAMDAIVAELPRRRYWLV from the coding sequence ATGCGAAATAAAAAGATCGTGATTGCCGGTGGCACCGGCTTTATAGGGAAAGGTCTGTGTGCGTATTTTGGTACGGATAATGATGTGGTGGTATTGACCCGTCATCCGGCAGCGGCGGAGGGAAGGGTGCAATATATATATTGGGATGGGCGGACGCTTGGAGGCTGGGAGGGGTATCTGGATGGGGCGGATCTGTTGATCAACCTGACGGGTAAGAGTGTGAATTGCCGGTATACAGCGGCCAACAGGCAGGAGATATTTGATAGCCGGACCCAAGCTACTGCTATTCTTGGTGAGGCAGTGCGGCTTTGCGGGCAGGCACCGCGGGTGTGGATCAACGCTGGCAGTGCTACTATTTACCGGCATGCGGAAGACCGGGCGATGGATGAATATAATGGGGAGATCGAGGATGATTTCAGCGTGCAGGTGTGCAAGCGGTGGGAAGGTACTTTTAATGCGCTGGTGTTGCCAGGTACGCGTAAGATCATATTACGTATAGCGGTGACGTTAGGGGCGCAGGGAGGGGTGATCTTTCCTTATCTGAACCTGGTAAAGTTTGGCTTGGGCGGCTACCAGGGTACCGGGCGGCAAATGTATAGCTGGGTGCATATTACGGATATATGCCGGATGATGGAATGGTTGTATGAGCGGGACGATCAGGAAGGAACTTACAATTGCAGTGCGCCGCAGCCAGTGACCAACCGGGTGTTTATGCAGACTTTACGAAAGGCAACAGGATATTGGTTTGGGTTGCCTGCTCCTACTTGGATATTACGAATAGGGGCAAAGCTGATCGGTACGGAGACAGAATTATTATTAAAGAGCCGGTGGGTATTACCAACCCGTATTACGCAGGCTGGGTTTAGGTTTCGTTATCCGCAATTGCGGGGTGCTATGGACGCGATCGTGGCGGAGTTGCCCAGGCGGCGGTATTGGTTGGTGTAA
- a CDS encoding ribonuclease H-like YkuK family protein, with the protein MKWRRFNGDAIHLPIKEAVREAIIRETNRGFHLKVCIGTDSQVKGADTEFATVIVFLREGHGGFMFIQNDKTRTAYSIKERMLVEVAKSIEIAYELCDLFTEYDVDMEVHADINTNPQFKSNLALREAMGYILGMGFAFKAKPEAFASSSCANKIVN; encoded by the coding sequence ATGAAATGGAGAAGATTTAATGGCGATGCCATTCATCTGCCTATCAAAGAAGCGGTGCGCGAGGCCATCATACGGGAAACCAACCGTGGCTTTCATCTCAAGGTGTGTATTGGTACGGATTCGCAGGTAAAGGGAGCAGACACGGAGTTTGCGACTGTTATTGTATTCTTGCGTGAGGGGCACGGGGGTTTTATGTTCATTCAGAATGACAAGACCCGTACGGCTTACTCTATCAAGGAGCGTATGCTTGTGGAAGTAGCCAAGAGCATTGAGATCGCGTATGAGTTGTGTGACCTGTTCACGGAGTATGATGTGGACATGGAAGTACATGCGGACATTAACACGAATCCTCAGTTCAAGAGTAACCTGGCTTTGCGTGAAGCGATGGGTTATATCCTTGGAATGGGCTTTGCGTTCAAAGCCAAGCCGGAAGCGTTTGCCAGCAGCAGCTGTGCGAACAAGATCGTGAACTGA
- a CDS encoding elongation factor G, with the protein MNTYDEKHIKNIVLLGAAKSGKTTLSETMLFEAGIINKRGSVEENNTVSDYHEIEHERGNSVYATCLHTEWRDYKINIIDTPGLEDFIGEVISAIRVCDTALLLLNAQYGVEIGTELIWDYVDKYRKPTLLAINQLDTEQANFNKTVEDARNILGPAVTVMQYPVNQGLGFNAIIDLLKMTMYRFPDGGGKPEKLPIPDSEREKADQLHNELVEKAAENDDTLMEQYFEKGNLDEDELRQGLKIGMLKHQVFPVFCLSAKQNMGSGRLMGFIDNVAPSATEMPPEQTTDGKAVPCDPAAPTCLFVFKTLQEPHIGRLSFFKVLSGEVRTGTELVNQNGDTTERLNQLFIADGKNRNPVDRLRTGDIGCTLKLKNTFTNHTLAEKQFTAQIDPIHFPTPKVRIAIEATSKSDEEKLGEVLAELHTEDPTLEVEYNRELKQVILHGQGDLHLLVTKWRLENTYKMHVAYHAAKIPYRETIQKPALASYRHKKQSGGAGQFGEVFMKIEPYYEGMPPLKDYPVRDTEEIELTWGGKLVFNNCIVGGAIETRFLPSILKGVMEKMQEGPLTGSYVRDIRVSVYDGKMHPVDSNDISFKIAGMMAFKDAFHQAAPQLLEPVFDIETTAPDVMMGDIMGELQSRRSIITGMDAENGYQVIKARTPQAELDKLFAALRNVTQGKAKIKTMFAEFAPVPADIQKKLSEEYKNKEVEVAS; encoded by the coding sequence ATGAATACGTATGATGAAAAACACATCAAAAATATTGTACTGCTGGGCGCCGCCAAAAGCGGTAAAACCACCCTCAGCGAAACCATGTTATTTGAAGCCGGTATCATCAACAAACGTGGTTCTGTAGAAGAGAACAATACCGTCTCCGATTATCATGAAATAGAACATGAAAGAGGCAACTCCGTATACGCTACCTGCCTGCATACCGAATGGAGAGACTACAAGATCAATATCATTGATACCCCCGGCCTGGAAGACTTCATCGGTGAAGTCATTTCCGCCATCAGGGTCTGCGACACCGCCTTGCTGCTACTCAATGCCCAATATGGTGTCGAAATAGGTACCGAACTGATATGGGACTATGTAGACAAATACCGCAAACCGACCCTGCTGGCCATCAACCAGCTGGATACCGAACAAGCCAACTTCAACAAGACCGTCGAAGACGCCCGTAACATCCTCGGCCCTGCCGTTACCGTCATGCAATACCCCGTTAACCAGGGCCTCGGATTCAACGCGATCATCGACCTGCTCAAAATGACCATGTACCGCTTCCCCGATGGGGGTGGAAAACCCGAAAAACTCCCCATACCCGATAGTGAACGTGAAAAAGCCGATCAATTGCATAACGAATTGGTCGAAAAAGCAGCCGAAAACGACGATACCCTCATGGAGCAATACTTCGAAAAAGGAAACCTCGACGAAGATGAACTCCGCCAGGGCCTTAAAATTGGTATGCTCAAACACCAGGTATTCCCTGTCTTCTGCCTCTCCGCCAAACAAAATATGGGCAGCGGCCGCCTCATGGGATTCATCGACAATGTCGCCCCTTCCGCTACCGAAATGCCTCCCGAACAAACCACCGATGGCAAAGCGGTACCCTGCGACCCCGCAGCCCCCACCTGCCTTTTCGTGTTCAAAACACTCCAGGAGCCACACATAGGACGCCTTTCTTTTTTTAAGGTACTCTCCGGAGAAGTGAGAACAGGCACAGAACTGGTTAATCAAAATGGCGATACCACCGAAAGACTCAACCAGCTCTTCATCGCCGATGGCAAAAACAGGAATCCCGTCGACCGCCTCCGCACGGGCGATATCGGCTGCACCCTCAAACTGAAGAACACCTTTACCAATCATACCCTGGCCGAAAAACAGTTCACCGCTCAGATAGATCCCATCCACTTCCCCACACCCAAAGTCAGAATAGCCATCGAAGCGACCAGCAAATCCGATGAAGAAAAACTGGGAGAGGTACTGGCCGAACTGCATACGGAAGACCCCACCCTCGAAGTGGAATACAACCGGGAACTCAAACAGGTCATCCTGCACGGACAAGGCGACCTGCATCTCCTGGTCACCAAATGGAGATTGGAAAACACCTATAAGATGCATGTCGCCTACCACGCAGCCAAAATACCGTATCGCGAAACCATCCAGAAGCCAGCCCTGGCTTCCTATCGGCATAAGAAACAATCAGGAGGTGCCGGACAGTTCGGAGAGGTGTTTATGAAAATAGAACCTTATTACGAAGGCATGCCCCCACTGAAAGACTACCCGGTAAGAGATACGGAAGAGATAGAGCTGACCTGGGGAGGGAAACTGGTATTCAACAATTGTATCGTCGGCGGCGCTATTGAAACCCGCTTCCTGCCTTCCATCCTCAAAGGCGTCATGGAGAAAATGCAGGAAGGTCCTCTCACCGGCTCCTATGTGCGCGATATCCGCGTCAGTGTATATGATGGCAAAATGCACCCGGTAGATAGCAACGATATCTCCTTTAAAATAGCAGGCATGATGGCCTTCAAAGATGCTTTCCACCAGGCGGCACCACAACTGCTGGAACCCGTATTTGATATCGAAACAACCGCTCCCGATGTGATGATGGGCGATATCATGGGGGAACTGCAAAGCCGGCGTAGTATCATCACCGGTATGGATGCCGAAAATGGCTACCAGGTGATAAAAGCCCGCACCCCACAGGCCGAACTGGATAAACTGTTCGCCGCCTTGCGTAATGTCACTCAGGGCAAAGCCAAAATCAAAACTATGTTCGCTGAGTTTGCACCAGTACCCGCAGACATACAAAAGAAACTCAGCGAGGAGTATAAGAACAAAGAGGTAGAAGTGGCCAGCTGA
- a CDS encoding MutS-related protein, whose protein sequence is MELDITTYYDLSIFNREEEFSLFHRLDFTTTAGGREYLRRLFSAPLKDITAIQNRQRALQYLMAHEDSWPSIISNGTIVVLENYMDAQIEPISNTEGVPLLMNAALIKTIYAPDYGFIKFSFPQLLNLLKGFRGFVEALNHDDCPKILKSILDRAQHLLLQRDFSDILEAEGRGKLSFIQVLRFDSFVRRRHKKVVLELLELYKQLDAYNAMTKAIRRYNLQFPSFNTQQAPFVQATQLYHIILQQPVAYDVTLNPQANFLFLTGANMAGKTTFIKAVGVAVFLAHIGMGVPAQQMELSFFHGIFSNIQVQDNIFRGESYFYSEVQRIKNTIIKISNGNNWLVLIDEMFKGTNVEDAKNCSLAVIRGLLQSSNCLFMLSTHLYEIADELQQEPKIRFKYFESTVMDDNLYFTYQLKDGIAKEKIGYLILKREKVLDLLREIR, encoded by the coding sequence ATGGAGTTGGATATCACGACTTACTACGATCTATCTATCTTCAACCGGGAAGAGGAGTTTTCTTTGTTCCACCGGCTGGACTTTACTACTACTGCCGGCGGGCGTGAATATCTCCGTCGTCTTTTTTCGGCTCCGCTGAAGGACATTACTGCCATTCAAAACCGGCAGCGTGCGTTGCAGTACCTGATGGCGCATGAAGACAGCTGGCCATCCATCATTTCCAACGGTACTATTGTAGTATTGGAAAATTACATGGATGCTCAGATCGAACCGATCTCCAATACGGAAGGGGTACCACTGCTGATGAATGCGGCACTGATCAAAACCATCTATGCACCGGACTATGGGTTTATTAAATTCTCTTTTCCCCAGCTGCTGAACCTATTGAAGGGATTCCGTGGATTTGTGGAAGCCTTGAATCATGATGATTGTCCGAAGATATTGAAGAGTATATTGGACCGGGCGCAGCACCTGTTGTTACAAAGGGATTTCAGCGATATACTGGAAGCGGAAGGTCGTGGGAAGTTGTCGTTCATACAGGTATTACGCTTTGATAGTTTCGTACGTCGCCGGCATAAGAAGGTGGTACTGGAGTTGCTGGAGCTGTATAAGCAGCTGGATGCTTATAATGCCATGACGAAAGCGATCCGCCGGTACAATCTGCAGTTCCCATCATTCAATACGCAGCAAGCTCCTTTCGTGCAGGCTACGCAGTTATACCATATCATATTACAACAGCCGGTTGCTTATGATGTAACGCTCAACCCGCAAGCCAACTTTCTGTTCCTCACCGGGGCGAATATGGCGGGTAAAACTACTTTTATCAAAGCGGTAGGGGTAGCGGTGTTCCTGGCGCATATAGGCATGGGCGTACCGGCGCAGCAGATGGAGTTGAGTTTCTTCCATGGCATCTTTAGTAACATACAGGTGCAGGATAATATATTCCGCGGGGAGAGTTACTTCTACAGCGAGGTACAACGTATCAAAAATACGATCATCAAGATCAGCAATGGTAATAACTGGTTGGTATTGATCGATGAGATGTTCAAGGGTACCAATGTAGAGGATGCGAAAAACTGTTCGCTGGCGGTAATACGCGGTCTGTTGCAGAGCAGCAACTGCCTGTTCATGCTATCGACCCACCTGTATGAGATTGCGGATGAATTACAGCAAGAGCCCAAGATCCGTTTTAAATATTTTGAGTCTACCGTAATGGATGACAACCTTTACTTTACCTATCAATTGAAAGACGGTATTGCGAAAGAGAAGATCGGATACCTGATACTGAAGCGGGAGAAGGTGCTGGACCTGTTACGGGAGATCCGCTAA
- a CDS encoding dihydroorotase, with translation MQNYLIRNISVVNEGRTTVQDVWIKNDRIERIAPQLDVPGQYIEINGEGKHLLPGVIDDQVHFREPGLTHKATIYTEARAAVAGGTTSFMEMPNTKPAALTQELLEDKYKIGAQHSLANYSFFMGVSNDNVEEVLRSNEKKDRIAGVKIFMGSSTGNMLVDNFITLEQIFSRTELLIATHCEDEKIIRENMDKYTKEIGAEHLTAAEHPLIRNAEACFESSLVAIQFAKKHNSRLHILHISTEKELQLFSNMLPLAEKRITAEVCVHHLYFTADDYARYGNLIKCNPAIKAPHNKHALWQALLDDRLDIIATDHAPHTWEEKAQPYLQAPSGVPLVQHSLLMMLEHVNLGNITLEKVVEKMSHAPATCFRIRERGYLREGYYADCVIVDLQQASTVTKESLYYKCGWSPFEEHTFPAAVTHTFVNGHLAWHNGQFNEERQGQRLLFDRD, from the coding sequence ATGCAAAATTATCTCATCAGGAATATCTCCGTAGTGAATGAAGGCCGCACTACGGTACAGGACGTATGGATAAAAAATGACCGTATTGAGCGTATTGCACCGCAATTGGATGTACCAGGCCAGTACATTGAGATTAACGGGGAAGGCAAACATTTGTTGCCCGGTGTGATCGATGACCAGGTGCATTTCCGGGAGCCGGGGTTGACCCATAAGGCGACTATTTATACGGAGGCCCGTGCGGCGGTGGCTGGTGGTACGACCAGTTTTATGGAGATGCCCAACACTAAACCGGCGGCGCTGACTCAGGAATTGCTGGAGGATAAGTATAAGATTGGCGCGCAGCATTCGCTGGCCAACTATTCTTTCTTCATGGGTGTATCTAACGACAATGTGGAGGAGGTATTACGCAGTAATGAGAAGAAGGACCGGATCGCGGGGGTGAAGATATTTATGGGTTCTTCTACCGGTAATATGCTGGTGGATAATTTCATCACTCTGGAGCAGATCTTTTCCCGGACTGAGTTGCTGATTGCTACGCACTGTGAGGATGAAAAGATCATCCGGGAGAATATGGATAAGTACACGAAGGAGATCGGTGCGGAACATCTGACGGCGGCGGAGCACCCGCTGATCCGTAATGCGGAGGCTTGTTTTGAGTCTTCACTGGTGGCGATACAGTTTGCCAAGAAGCACAACTCCCGTTTGCATATTCTGCATATCTCCACGGAGAAAGAGTTGCAGCTGTTCAGCAATATGCTGCCGCTGGCGGAGAAACGTATTACGGCGGAGGTATGTGTGCATCACCTGTACTTTACTGCTGATGATTATGCGCGCTACGGCAATCTCATCAAATGTAATCCTGCTATTAAGGCACCGCATAATAAACATGCTTTATGGCAGGCATTGCTGGATGACCGGCTGGACATTATCGCGACGGACCATGCGCCTCATACCTGGGAGGAGAAGGCACAGCCTTATTTGCAGGCGCCATCCGGAGTGCCATTGGTACAGCACAGCCTGCTGATGATGCTGGAGCATGTGAACCTCGGCAATATCACGCTGGAGAAAGTGGTAGAAAAGATGAGTCATGCGCCGGCTACCTGTTTCCGTATCCGGGAGCGGGGTTATCTGCGGGAAGGGTATTATGCGGACTGTGTGATTGTAGATCTGCAGCAGGCTTCTACAGTAACGAAGGAGAGCCTGTATTACAAATGTGGCTGGAGTCCGTTTGAGGAGCATACATTCCCGGCGGCGGTGACCCATACTTTTGTGAATGGGCACCTGGCCTGGCACAACGGGCAGTTCAACGAGGAACGGCAAGGTCAGCGTTTGTTATTCGACCGGGATTAA
- a CDS encoding YifB family Mg chelatase-like AAA ATPase codes for MIVKTYGSAVQGVEAISIVIEVNVSDKGSKFYMVGLPDNAVKESERRIESSILHLGYRMPRLRTVVNMAPADIRKAGSAYDLPIALGILAASGQVPAELLGHYTIMGELSLDGTVQPVRGALPIALQAKREGFKGLILPLSNAKEAAMVDQLEVYGVSHMREVIDFLKDTTKLSPIRVDAADAFAAAQQDFEIDFSDVRGQRNIKRALEIAAAGGHNAVLVGPPGAGKTMLAQRLPTILPPLSLQEALETTKIHSVAGKLPAHSSLIARRPFRSPHHTISDAALVGGGAHPQPGEISLAHNGVLFMDELPEFKRKVLEVMRQPIEERRVTISRTRMAIDFPASFMLLASMNPCPCGYFNHPEKSCSCPPGAVQKYLNRVSGPLLDRIDLHVEVTPVPFSALSSQQAAESSKDIRVRVMAARKVQAQRFQGQDGLYCNAQMSSKQLKRICLTDNAGDALLKKAMQQLKLSARAYDRILKVSRTIADLEGSEQIQPTHLAEAIQYRTLDRESWGSSF; via the coding sequence ATGATTGTCAAAACGTACGGTAGCGCTGTGCAAGGCGTAGAAGCCATTTCCATTGTAATAGAAGTGAATGTTTCCGATAAAGGGTCCAAGTTTTATATGGTTGGATTACCTGATAATGCGGTCAAGGAGAGTGAGCGGCGTATAGAGTCGTCCATCCTTCACCTGGGTTATCGTATGCCCCGTTTGCGCACGGTGGTGAATATGGCGCCTGCTGATATCCGTAAGGCAGGGTCTGCGTATGACCTGCCTATTGCGTTGGGTATACTGGCGGCATCGGGGCAGGTGCCTGCGGAGCTGTTAGGTCATTATACCATTATGGGTGAGTTGTCGCTGGATGGTACGGTACAGCCGGTGCGGGGGGCTTTGCCTATTGCATTGCAAGCGAAGCGGGAGGGTTTCAAAGGGCTGATACTACCGTTGTCCAACGCCAAGGAAGCCGCGATGGTGGATCAGCTGGAGGTGTACGGGGTATCGCATATGCGGGAGGTGATCGACTTTTTGAAAGATACGACGAAGCTCTCTCCTATCCGTGTAGATGCGGCGGATGCTTTTGCGGCGGCGCAGCAGGACTTCGAGATTGACTTTTCGGATGTGCGGGGGCAACGTAATATCAAACGCGCCCTGGAGATAGCTGCTGCCGGTGGACACAATGCGGTGCTGGTAGGTCCTCCGGGAGCGGGTAAGACCATGCTGGCACAGCGGTTGCCTACGATATTGCCGCCATTGAGCCTGCAGGAAGCACTGGAGACGACAAAGATTCATTCGGTAGCAGGTAAGTTACCGGCGCATAGTTCGCTTATTGCGAGACGGCCTTTCCGCTCTCCTCATCATACGATCAGCGATGCGGCCCTGGTAGGTGGTGGTGCTCATCCTCAGCCCGGGGAGATATCGCTGGCGCATAATGGGGTATTATTCATGGATGAGTTGCCGGAGTTCAAACGTAAGGTGCTGGAGGTGATGCGGCAGCCCATAGAGGAACGGCGGGTGACGATCTCCCGTACGCGGATGGCCATAGACTTCCCTGCCAGCTTCATGCTGCTGGCCTCTATGAACCCTTGCCCCTGTGGTTATTTCAACCATCCGGAGAAGTCGTGCAGTTGTCCACCTGGTGCGGTACAGAAGTATCTCAACAGGGTATCTGGTCCGTTACTGGACCGGATAGACCTGCATGTAGAGGTCACTCCTGTTCCTTTTTCGGCATTGTCATCGCAGCAGGCAGCAGAATCCAGCAAGGATATACGTGTGCGGGTGATGGCGGCGCGGAAGGTACAGGCACAACGATTCCAGGGCCAGGACGGCCTTTATTGCAATGCGCAGATGAGCAGCAAGCAGCTCAAACGGATATGCCTCACGGACAATGCGGGGGATGCGCTACTAAAGAAGGCGATGCAGCAACTCAAGTTGTCGGCAAGGGCTTATGACCGCATACTGAAGGTCAGCAGGACGATCGCTGATCTGGAAGGCAGTGAGCAAATACAGCCTACTCACCTGGCGGAGGCAATACAATACCGGACGCTGGATCGGGAAAGCTGGGGCAGTTCTTTCTAA
- the ubiE gene encoding bifunctional demethylmenaquinone methyltransferase/2-methoxy-6-polyprenyl-1,4-benzoquinol methylase UbiE → MSDKANVQKVVPYVGSKLSKKEQIAGMFDNIAHRYDFLNHFMSMGIDITWRKKGLKQLKSLRPKKILDVATGTGDLAIMAERMLHPDQIIGIDISAGMLALGRQKIEKQGLSDKITLQLGDSETISFPDQTFDAITVAFGVRNFENLEKGLSEMHRVLQPGGKLIILEFSNPTVFPIKQLYNLYFSYVTPRLGKWIAKSQEAYSYLPDSVKAFPQGQAMIDILTNTGFKAVTCKTLTFGICSLYCASR, encoded by the coding sequence ATGTCAGATAAAGCGAACGTTCAGAAGGTAGTTCCCTATGTGGGATCAAAATTAAGCAAGAAGGAGCAAATAGCGGGCATGTTCGATAATATCGCCCACCGATATGACTTTCTCAACCATTTTATGTCCATGGGTATCGATATTACCTGGCGTAAGAAGGGCTTAAAACAACTGAAGTCGTTGCGGCCGAAAAAGATACTGGATGTGGCTACGGGCACGGGAGATCTGGCTATTATGGCGGAGCGGATGTTACATCCGGATCAGATCATAGGTATTGATATTTCGGCGGGGATGTTAGCGTTGGGGCGGCAGAAGATCGAGAAGCAGGGGCTTTCGGACAAAATAACCCTGCAGCTGGGAGACAGCGAGACAATAAGTTTTCCCGACCAGACGTTTGATGCGATAACGGTTGCTTTTGGTGTACGTAATTTTGAGAACCTGGAAAAGGGGTTATCGGAGATGCACCGAGTGCTTCAACCCGGGGGTAAGCTGATTATATTGGAATTTTCGAATCCGACAGTTTTTCCCATTAAACAATTATATAATTTGTATTTTAGCTACGTCACTCCCCGTTTAGGGAAATGGATCGCTAAGAGTCAGGAGGCGTATAGTTACTTACCGGATTCAGTGAAGGCGTTTCCCCAGGGTCAGGCGATGATAGACATCTTAACTAATACTGGTTTTAAGGCCGTTACATGCAAAACGCTCACATTCGGCATATGCTCTCTTTATTGCGCTTCGCGCTAA